In the genome of Shewanella glacialimarina, one region contains:
- the dinB gene encoding DNA polymerase IV: MRKIIHVDMDCYFAAVEMRDFPELRDKAIAVGGRSDRRGVISTCNYAARKFGVRSAMSSYQALKLCPHLVLVPGRMQVYKDVSQQIRQIFNRYSDVIEPLSLDEAFLDVSDCQQYHGSATLIAQAIRRDIELETGLTASAGVAPIKFLAKIASDLNKPNGQYVITPDEIPEFVRTLPLKKIPGVGKVTAQKLSVLGLETCADVQLYPKAKLLESFGKFGAVLIERSNGIDPRPISNNRVRKSVGVETTLAQDIFTLAQCHQVLPQLIQELDSRVSRSAKDRLINKQVVKIKFNDFKQTTIEQRSDEISVKLFYELLQQALTRSNERGIRLIGVSVGLAETGEKKLQTESVAQLDLQF, translated from the coding sequence ATGCGCAAAATTATTCATGTTGACATGGACTGCTATTTTGCCGCCGTTGAGATGCGTGATTTTCCTGAATTGCGCGATAAAGCTATTGCTGTGGGTGGACGTAGTGATCGCCGTGGCGTCATCAGTACCTGTAACTATGCTGCACGTAAGTTTGGTGTGCGCTCAGCTATGTCGAGCTATCAAGCGTTAAAGCTGTGCCCTCATTTAGTCTTGGTGCCAGGGCGGATGCAGGTTTATAAAGATGTTTCACAACAAATAAGGCAGATATTTAACCGCTACAGTGATGTGATTGAGCCACTGTCATTAGATGAGGCCTTCCTCGATGTCAGTGACTGTCAGCAATACCACGGCAGCGCGACCTTAATTGCCCAGGCTATTCGCCGAGATATCGAGTTAGAAACCGGATTAACAGCATCAGCGGGCGTCGCGCCGATTAAGTTTTTAGCCAAAATTGCCTCAGATTTAAATAAACCTAATGGTCAATATGTGATTACCCCCGATGAAATTCCTGAATTTGTACGCACCCTACCGTTAAAGAAAATTCCGGGCGTTGGCAAAGTCACAGCGCAAAAATTGTCGGTATTAGGGTTAGAAACCTGTGCCGATGTGCAGCTGTATCCTAAGGCAAAGTTACTGGAAAGTTTTGGTAAGTTTGGCGCAGTGTTAATTGAACGATCAAATGGCATCGATCCAAGGCCTATCAGCAATAACCGAGTGCGTAAATCTGTGGGCGTTGAAACAACATTAGCCCAGGATATTTTTACCTTAGCTCAATGCCACCAAGTATTACCGCAACTTATTCAAGAGCTTGATAGTCGGGTGAGCCGCAGCGCAAAAGATCGATTAATCAATAAGCAAGTGGTGAAGATCAAATTCAACGATTTTAAACAAACCACCATCGAGCAACGCAGCGATGAAATATCGGTAAAGCTGTTTTATGAATTGTTACAACAAGCACTGACCAGAAGTAATGAACGGGGTATTAGATTAATT